The following nucleotide sequence is from Vitis vinifera cultivar Pinot Noir 40024 chromosome 14, ASM3070453v1.
TGGAGGAATTGACTTCATAACTTAATTGTAAGGTGGGTTCTTTGGCTTTTGCCAAAAAGTGTGTATTCCTTTAGGTGCTTCTTACAAAGTAAAATCAGTGTGGGATCCCATTATTGAGAGTTGAAACATCAGTTGCTAAGCTGGAAGAGATAGTATTCATCAAAAGGGAGCAAAGTTAGTCTGGTTAAAAGCACACAACCAAGTGTGCTTGCATGTTGTTGTAGAAAGGCAAAATTTGTCCGTTTACTAATCGTCATGTGTCAATGGAAGGCCAATCCTAAATTGGCACATGTCAGTGGTcaagttaaaattaattttgatgatTAAATAAGTTAGAtgtcatttggatgcactttttattttctattttcaaaaacaaaaaatgatttttttttttttaaattttataaccgAGGAACCTTtcatggccaagcccttaggactctccatggttTTATAGAGGAATTACtatccttttttgtttttgaaaaacaaaaaaggatagtaattcctataTAAAAAGCAAAACCTTAAAAAGATAGCAtcttttaaaaagtgtttaatttactacctcaaattttaaaagtaatttttaagaatataatgtaagttcatattttttatatgagagTTACTATATTTTATACAGAAGTTactaccttttttttaaaaaaaaaaaagataggaaGTATATCCAAAAGAGtacttaattatcatttttaattaaaaaatgagtcATACACAAAATAAGAACGATCTCCAAGTCAAAtgtaaaatgtaaaattaattaattaattattttttataattaaataaataagctaattatcattttttttaattcaaatagaAACGACCAGCCACTCAAATAAATAAGTAGAGTTTAATATTCCAAAAAATTAAGAGATAATTACCAAAAAGGGTTTGTTTACCCCTATAAATAGGAGGGTCTCCTTAGCTTTCACAAAAAACACATCGACAAAGATGAGGAGACCTCTACACTTGAGAAAAGTGGGAGAAAGCTTACCTAAGGATTCAAGGAGTTCTTCAAAACAATCAAGCTCAAAGACTGAAAATCAAGTTTGAAGATTCGAGATTAAGCTCGAAGGCTCAAAGATTTGAAAATCTAATTCAAAAATTCAAGATCAAGTCCAAAGATTTCAAGATCAAGTTTCAAAACTCCAAGATCAAGTTTGAACATTCAAAgatcaaattcaaatatttgaatatcAAGTTTGAAGGTTCaaatatcaaaattcaaaatttgaagatCAAAGTTCAAGATATCTTCAATCCAAGATCAACTATTCATTATTCAAGCCAAGATCCAAGCATAAACCTAAGTCAAATCAAGGCCTAAGACCAACCCCAAGCAAAGCTAAAATCCAAGCATAGGCCtaaaccaagccaaaatccaagACATACTCCAAGCCAAGCCAAGATCCAAGCACAAGTCTAAGCTAAGCCAAAATCCAAGGACAAGCATAAGCCAAACCAAGATTCAAGTACAAACCTAAGTCAAGCCAATATCCAAGCATAAGCCTAAGTCAAGCCAAGATCCAAGTCAAGTCCAAGCCTAAACATAAAGTCAAGTCAAAACCGAGGTCCAAGCACAAGCCTGATCTAAGACAAAGTCCAAACACAGGTTTGAGCCAAAACAAAAGTCTAGAGTCAAAACAAGGTCAAGGCCTAAATCAAGACCCTtttcaaaagaaacaaaggatAGTATAGGGACTACATTCAAAATCCtagaaattcataaataaaaattttgctttgccaaaattttcctttttagatATAATATTTGTACACGTCATGGGAATTCATGCCAGAAATTTATATGTAcaaatttccttaaaaaaagaaaattttggcaaAACAAATGTTTTCCTCATGAATTTGTAGGATTATGAGTACGTTCCCTACACTATCCTCTATTCTTCTAAGAAGGAACCTGACTTGGACTTTAACCTTGGCTGAGGCCTTAATGTGTCTTAAGTTTGGACTTAGACCTAGTCTTAGCTTAGGCTTGTGCATGGACTTTAGCTTAGCTTTGGACCAATGTTTAAACTTTAGTTAGGCTTGAGCCTAGACTTGAACCCTAGTTTGGCTTGGGACTAGGCTTATACCTTGCCTTGGCTTGGGCCTAAGCTTTATACCTTGACTTGGCTTAGGCTTGTACTTAGACCTTGGCTTGGCTTAGGCTTGGTCTTGAATATTGATTTAGCTTGGGGTTGTGCTTGGACTTGTGCTTAATTTAGACTTGTGTTTGTACCTTAGCTTAGCCTAGCCTTGGCTTGGACCTTAGGTTGGTTTGAGCATATACTTGCCTTTAGCTTGGCTTAGGCCTATGCCTGAATCTTGATTTGAATAATGCTAGTTAAGGACAAGACGCTTAATCTCAGATGGAAGATACCTTGAATTTTAATCTTCAAATATTGAAACTTAACCTTTAAACCTTCAAATTTAATCTCTGAATCTTTAAGTTTGATCTTTGAATCTTTGAATCTTTGAATTTGATCTTCAAAACTTCGAACTTAATCTTCAAATCTTCGAATCGTTAAGCTTAGCCTTTGAAGGCTTTAAAGAACTCCTTGAATCATTGAGGTGAGTTTTCTCCAACTCTTCTCAAGGGTGGAAGTCTCCTCTTCTATATCGATGTGTTTTTTTCTAAAGCTAAGGAGGCCTCCCTATTTATAGTGGTTAGGAGAGCTTCTCCTGAATTATctttaaagtttttttgttggaatattaaaatatatttatcttacATTTGACTAGGAGATCATTCCTATTTTGTGTGtaactcatttttaaattaaaattgataattaacttatttatttaattattaaaattaattttaattcgaCTGCTTAGGACATGTGTCAATTTATGAGTAGCCTTCCATTGACATGTGGTAATTAATAAATGGACAAATTTTGCCTCCCTATAGTTGCATCCCAACTTTCATCATTCTAGGTTTAATTAggaaaagaattaaaatgagAGAGAATGAAGGCCCATGAGGTGGAATAAAGGATGAGCATGGTGTACTTAATAAGCTGGAAACCACTCATGGAGGTCTAAGTAGTAAAAGTCTTAAGGCAACAAATAGGACACTTATGGGTGAATACTTTGAGATTAGCAGTTGGAAGATGTGTATGAAACACTCACATATCCTtctaaattatatatgtatCTAGAGGATAAATTTGCATAACCAGAAAAAGGGATAGTTGTGGGAGATGATTGACGTGTGCAAAATTACAGGAAAGGAGATAAGGTTGGTGCTCTAAGGCGGTAAGAGGCTTCTTTTGGGGGGTTATGAAAAGAGATAAAAAGGGAGGGTAAAGTTCCTATTCATTGCACTTTCAAGTTGAGAAAAAGAATACTTCTTTTAGCATGATGGTTGACATGAGGAGGGATCTCTTAAGGAGATATTTTCAAACTTTGTGCTAGTAATATGGATGACATACTTACCAGCCAGGGTAGCCCAATTGGTCAGGGTGAACACTGCGAAGTGTGGTCCCAGTAATTGGCACATGGTCCTGAATTCGAATCCTACCACTGATGATACCCTAAATTTACCCAATGTTGGTTGTTGCGGGGTGGTTAGCACCCCGAGGTTTGGGTCttcatggagagtcctaagggcttggccatggaaggttcctcagttatcaaaaaaaaaaaaatatggatgaCATACTAGTTGGTGTTAGGGCTCCCACAACATATTAAGCATTCAAATCCAAGATTTGTTGAGGAATTTGTCAAAATTGGGAGCTAGGTGATGTCACAACTTTGTTGAATCACATTCATGAGATGAATATATGTGTGGATGAGGATGATGTCTTGCAATGAATGCTAACTTTGGATAAGAAAATCTTGGTTGAATATTATCATAAGATGGTGGAGAGAAGGGAAGATTTTCCAGCCTAAAGCCTCATTTAGGATagtttttattttgctttagCCAACAAGTGAAAGCCAAAGTTCAAGTCATAATGTCAAATGGAACAATCTTGGTATTTATGAAAGTTGTATTAAACATTAAACAGCTTCTCATATAAGTTCTTTTTAAAGTCAAAAGCtgttatatttaaaatcacCTGCACACAAATAGAAGATGTAATTAGACTTTAAAAAGAGCTTTTAGCTTCCAAAAGGTGATCCAAAAAGGGCCACCTAGACACATAATGGAGGCAGTTTGGTGGGGGTGGCAGTTGGGGCTAAAATTTTAACCATCAACCAATTAGAAGACATAACTCAAAATAAGGGTTGCATGTGTAAGAAAGCATGGACCATATGCTGCTCTACTACCTAGTGATTGATAACTTATGGTTTATGTTCTTTCTAATTGATGTTGCAGGAATGCTCCAACCTCTCTCTATATTCAGAATTCTTAGGGACATCCAAAAAACATTGTAACAATTTATGGGAGAAGAATAGCAATTTGCATGGGAGCGTCAATGTATGTTGCTAGGGTGCCAAGGTGGTTCATTTCTTGGTTCACAAAGGGTCATGTGACCATTGGAATCCTGAATagcttcaaatttttttgtttcatcttaCTTTCCTTTTTCCTATAAGAAGGCCTTCCATATTCTACATGTGCACCACAGTTGCAACCCTTACAACCATTTGTTTCAAACCTAAAACATACATTGTGAGTTACATAACTGTTGATATTCTATTTTGCAAAATCCACCTGGACAATTCATGGTGTACTGAGTGCCTAATATACGTCACATGAGCTCCATCATGATAGGACCAATTACAAGATGCCACATGTCTTGGTACATACTACACATGCTCAAGACAACTCTCCACTAACATGACATGTAGTGCATCTCACCCTTGATCTCCAAGGCATTGACACATCCATGTTCTTCCTACATAGCTCCTATGTCATAGAGCTACATCATCTGGACATAGAGTCCTATCTCCAAACATATTCCTGGGTTACCCATGGAACATGAATGCCCACTTATGGCAGATGCTTAGGGAGTCTATCCTACTCTACCTCTCAGTGAAGGTGATACTAAGTGCAACTGAGAGGGTTAATGATTTCGCTCCTCTCAGGAGGAAGATGTTTCCTCTGTAATACTTCTGGTAATAATCTCCTATATCCCCCTTGAATGTTTCACCCTTGACATGACACCTAGATGTTAATACATCTGCCCAAGTCAAGAGCAAAGCAAGGGGTATTTGAAACGGATTTAATGCATATAATAGTGGAATTGGCCTTCCCACTGTCAAGAATTCTAAGACTGATTTGAGGGTCATGGTTTAGTGATTAGAGTTAGAGGTTAGCCAATGTGGGACTAACATGCATTGAACAAGTCCTAACCATAATTTGGAGGGAGAGGGGACCAATGTGTCTTTAGGACACATGTCATCTCCAAATGCTTTCACATCATTATTGATCCTTAATATGGAAGTTACAATTTTGGAGCAGTATAAAAAGGCTTCATTTCACGTCCAATAAAAGAAGTTACCATTTTCCTGGTCTCTTAAGTTCTCTTCTTGATTTCACTACCATTCTCTTCAATTTCCTCCCGCCTCTCACTCTGCTCCACCCATCCTCTCAAACTGTTGGCACCTCACCATCCCATTTAGTTGGCCTCCTATAGATAAGAACCCTACATAAAGAATGACTATGCATCCATCACCATTCCCTCACACATAACCCCCAATCCTCTTTTAGAAAACATTAATACTTCTAGGCATCCATGCACACAGCTCCAGATCATAGAAAAGCCttgaatttttcattatatacAAGCATAACTAGAATTTAGAAACATACTGAAGTGCATCACTAGCAACCTCTGTGACAAACTTCTGAGTGGCAACAGCTACTAGTCTAATTCTGCAAAACAAAGGAGAAAGTCAATCCAATGCACCATGATACATATCCAGGATGTCTAATTCTGATTTTAAAGAAATCATCATCCTCCAAAGCAGGTTATAACTcattaatttccttttcttattgAATAAATATCTTTCCGTTTacattacacaaaaaaaaaaaaaaaaagaaggaatccAAATTGcactctgtttttaattcaaagaatATGGTAGCACCTAAGGTTTTCCGTTGAAAGGAAAGTGATAACACAACCAACAAAGGCACAACCAAAACTTTTGATCATTAATTTATCAAAGATTTCGAATAAgagtttaaaagataaaaatttttattggTTACAGAAATTTGAGCAGCCTATGACTTAATCCATAAACTTCTAGGAAAGTTTCAAGTGTATGAAGACAGGATTCATATGAACCAAAAGAGAGGGAcattaggaaaagaaaaggaaagaaatagcaAGTCCTGACTGAGCAAATTAATTTTACATGCATATGTCTAGAATTTTTCCCAAGGTAAATCACATTAAGTGGAAAAGTAGGTGACAGCACAGCTCCCTGCTTCCTGGATCTCATGAACATTTTTATGTCCATATGGTTTATGCCACATGTACAGCATCAAGTAAAAGTGATTATGTATGCAAGTGTTGGCTACAGCATTATCTGAACTCTCTCAATAACCATTACAACTTCCAGGGTAACAGAGATATCACTAAAACTTGTATCAAGTAAAATAAGACCAATCTCATTTTCTGTTTCCTGGAAAAACGGTCCACAAATGTGAATTCATGGAagtaaattcaaaataaaggagcattacataaaagtattatGTTCATTATGTTGAATTGTGATGTGAAATTTCCAAACATAAAAGTTTACAAGAGCGATAAATATAGGGTATACGTATAGGTTCTTAGATGGTGATTTAAAAATCCAAGCATCTTTGCATTTTATAGGTTGTAAAAGAACGCCTTAAAATGGGTGGATTAGCAACTGCTTTGACCAAGTTTTCAAGTTGGTTGAGCATCTGGAGATTATATAGACATTCATATAAGGAGTATACAAGGAGTATAAGAAACCATCCCAGCATATACCTGTCTTGAAAATCTCTTTTCCCTCCCCAAAAAGATAGCTCTTTCTTTAAACAAATTCTTTACatgaaaaaattgattagtaCCCCATTGTTCTTTTTGTGCTCTAACAAGTTTGGTATTAGAAGTGGCCTAATAATATAGGATGCACATCAAAACCTTATAGCTATGGCTGTCTTCCAAAGGAATGTGCTGACATAACCATTGAGATACAGTCAAAGGTTTAGAAAGAGAGTAAAAGAGACCAACATTGAGATAGGATCTTTTATGGATTGGTTTAAGTGTTTTAATGGAGAATTGCTTGAAGAGCAAAATCATAGAAGCAGCAACTGAGAAAGAGGAtgaaagaaagaggaaaagaaagaaactacTTAGGCAGCAACCCAGGATGTCAAAGACaatattcttatataaataaagaCTAGTCCATTTTAAATTCTCTGTTCGTTTAGTACAATGGAACTTATTTCTAGACTTCAAAAAACTTCCCAAACAAGTAAAGGACTTTAAAAACAAAGCTAATCAATATGCTAATCAATATACTAATCAAATAGGATTCAaacttcttaaaaataaaatgcttcATAAACACTTAAGCAGATAGTTTATAATGCATGAAAAGACTCTCAGCAAACCTCAAATTAGAAACTTGgtaaaaaaaagcaaaaacttCGTTGATCCATTGTTATCGTAATGTGAGGAGTAAAATGTAGATATGATGAAGAATACCTGCTATACAATTACAGTACTTGCCAGAATAACTACTTGCTAAACACTTACTAATTAAACTATTTATATCTACGTAGGATATAGAATTTCCAGGACAGAATAACCTAAATAAACGATTTTCCCACCTTCTTGACATGCTCCTACCTCTTTAAGCTTTCCCTCAATAATCAGAAAATTCTCTCCATGGCAACAAGTTCTAAAAGGTCACCCTTCAACTAttctcaaaatctatttatttttttaccaggAAAAATAATTACACTCCACATATTTCCTCCACTTCTTATTAGACTTTAGACCCAAACCTTCTTATTCCAAAACATCTTTCCAAAAATCTAGCTTCACCCATACCGGCATACCCTTACTCTAGGATCgtgaatgaaagagaaaaagtgGTCTAGAGCCCAACAAAGTTTGAGTTGTATTGCCATAACAATTCAATACCATCTTAAGTTTCcatacagaaactcaaaaattcttttgtttgtaccttgtggagttgggctagggtgtatattggagaggagtcctcttcactcttaggttttttggagtggctagcggCCACTTAAGGGAGGGTAAGGGTGCTTGTTTTTTGTGCTCTCGATTTAGGCTgatttgtatacttcctgtatgcttggtggcctttgccctttaatatatttgtgtttatctatcaaaaaaaaaataccatctTAAGTTTCCATGTATGACTATCTTGCTTGCCAAGTTACATGGCCATGCTCAAGctaattttaccaaacactgATACTGACTTAAATTTATATCTTTCTTACATTCAACTATACAACTATATTCCAAAAACTCACACCCTTCCTCCATCAGGctcaaaatccaaaacaaaGCTTTAATAATTTCAATAGAAGACAAgttctccaaaacaaaaaaaaaaaaaaaaaaagccgtCAACATGCACTAAACCCTAATACTAAACGAAATCATACTACTCACACAGTTTCCATGTACATATAGTCCCATGTCAAAACAATAGCCATCGAAAggtaaaatatatacaaaattcaCTGGcatgttgctgagaaaatgagagaaaataaaaatcagagaTCTTTCATCATCATTGATCGCAACACCATAAAAAACAACCTAATGCAAACATATGGCTTAGTCAGgtcatttttaaaaagcattttcgGAAACCAAAACAGCCTAACTATagaatcaaaaaaaaaaaaaattctcagtTTTCTAGGAAACCAAACAGGGCTAAATAAATGAATACATAAAAAgaagttaaataaaaattaaaaaggaaaaagtaccTACAATCGAACATCGGGACACTGAAACCCACTTTTGGCTAAATAATGCTCCACCAGTTCGTCTGGAATCTGAAAGAACAAACacagaaaattataaaaattcaaaaaataaaaaataaaaataaaaagaaaaaaaaagttggttTTAGGCCAACAGAAAAATCATACAGTGGGAGTGTAGTCTACAAGGGAAGCGAGAAAATCAGAGAGCGCAGAATCATCGTCGTGCCTTGCATCGTTGCCTCCCTGGTTTTGATTCATCCTCCCTCTCTTTTTCCCTCACTTTCCAGGAATGCGTTCTCCTTCTACCTCTATATTATGAATATCTGCTTCAGTTTCTGGGCTTTGCTGTCCTcttgtttcctttcttttttattttaattttttttcttgaattattttcttCCTTACATTTAAACATCTACTAGAAAGCAAAAGCATAGGcgttattaattttattttaaaaattaaatttataaatataataaataataaataaaaattattatgtgTTAAAATTGAAATGTGTTTTGTGTCCtttgcatatatttttatttaaaattaaaataaacatatttaagattaaaattgaaataggaTTTATGAAGGTgggataaaaagaataataaaatcacgctaataataataacttgaatatatttttattttatggattttttttcatctcATAAATTAAGTTAAATGTCAAAATATCTTTCCATATCATATTTGAAAAaggattatgattttaaattttgtatgtTTAAATGGgttgaaaatatgaatataatttatataggttattttttgtaaataatattgTATAATTTTCTGTATTCATGTgtcattataatattaaattttttataaaataagaaaagttattaGGATTATCCCTTATcatggaaaaatgatataagatgAGCTTGTATAAACTAGGAATGATAAGAGAGTTGGTTTGGGATTGGTCACCGTATCTTAACCCGatctcatttattcaaaataattatcattttgGGACCGTCTCATGTgtattaactttttctttttcgaaattttcaatgtttttaaattattttaattatttataaaatatatttaactttttttattttttaatatttttaaattattttaatttttattaattatattaaaataaatatattttatagataattaaattattatatttttataacttattttattgaaaattattattattattattatcattatcatcatctacatattaaaaatagaacaaatttaaataattttatatatgatcgGGGTGGGATAAGGCAATACATGAACCTATtttgggtttaaaaaaaaattctcaaacccATCTCATGGGACGGATTCCGAAAAAAACTCATCTCATTGTCAtccataataaatattatataaagtGGATGaagatgtaaaaaaaattagagactACTGATATAGCATGGTTTATAGTGTAGATAATAAAGAATGAAGAAATATGAGATATTTAGAAGGTACGTGGGTTTGATCGAAATTAAAACCTGGTATACCTTTAtgtgaattatttaattttttttgttcttaaacaaacattatttgaattaaaatttctACTGACTTGATAAACTAGTATTAGAGTTTTGGGTTGGAGATTTCTAGGAGGagtgaatatatatttttataaaataaaaaccgttattagaaatatttctataaatattttaaattatggaAAAATAGTTATAAGTaacattgtttgcattaaaACTTTCGTATCTACaacaatattaaaatatctTTATCTTCATTTCTTTagattaagtttaaaaaatatggaaaatgtatttctaaattattttattttattttaaatttttttcttgcaaaaccaaatttcaattttatatatatatatatttcttagaACCCAATTTTTATGAATGATAGTGTTTGTCATGGAAATTTATGAGGATATGAAAAATGTGGTTGTAAATTTTCTTTGACTTTCTATTAGAGGGAGAAGCATTGTTATTTCTTTATcacctaaaataattaataattacaaTATCACTCTCATCTCACATgggaaaataaaaaccaaaatggaaaatttgccccctttaaaaaatataaatttaatttaaaaaataatagcagcaaaaaaaaaattaccattaattactaataaaatattaagattgaactaaaattaaacaataaataaaatctcaTTTAGTATTGGcccttattttttcttatttatttatttttttcccttttatacttattttttttatgattttgtcTTCTCGGGCTTaactaaatcataaaaaataatactttttaaaCTACTATTGTTTTAGTGATGATTCATTACATGAAATATAACTTTTTAAGTGAAAAACTTTATTTTCAACTATCtcatattccaaaaaaaaaaagtgtattgATTTGATATCTATGGAAATATTAATCTCCACTTTTAAAACTATGTAGAAAATTTTGGGTCTTTGGAACGAGACtaaggtataaataaataaaattagctTATAACACAATATGACCTAAAGGCCCACACCACTTCCAtgtgaaaaatatcaaaatctatAATAGAAATGAttgaattctttaaaaaattttaaggctatgtgtagacccccattctGGGCTTGCTTTTATGCAGCCATTTTTTATAGGTGTTGCCATCTAGGGTGGCCACGTGTCAATCTCTGGTTGGCTGTTAGAGCACCAGAGTGGTGTTTTTGATGGCCAGTGGGTGTGCGACACGTGTCCAAAGAATCTGCAAAAAGCTGCAGACGGTTAGAGGGGTGGGGTGGCCAGCTGCTTGATCTCTTTCCTGGCCGTTGGAGATATTTTGAGGGGGAGATACCTAGGCTGTGAGGGGATATGCAGAGAGGAGGTACGTTTCTATTGAGGAGCAGCAGGCCAGCGGCAGGAGGAGTGGTCTAGGCTGCCGTTGGGGATTTTTTCAGAGAGGGAGATATTT
It contains:
- the LOC100247660 gene encoding transcription initiation factor TFIID subunit 10, with protein sequence MNQNQGGNDARHDDDSALSDFLASLVDYTPTIPDELVEHYLAKSGFQCPDVRLIRLVAVATQKFVTEVASDALQQCKARQSAVVKDKRDKQQKDKRLILTMEDLSKALREYGVNVKHQEYFADSPSSGMDPASRDE